The following DNA comes from Tunturibacter psychrotolerans.
TGGTCCGCAACAAGAGCTTCTGATTCGTATGGGCGTGACGGAACTTGAACTGAGAAACATCGCGCTTGCGCGGACTTATTTCCTGCAGGTGGTTCGTCTGCAGAAGAAGAACGCACAGGGATGGAACAACCTTGGTGCGGCCGAGTACGTGGATGGGCGCTATGGAAACGCTATTTCCGATTACGGCAAGGCGATCAAGCTGGACAAGAAATCGGCGATCTATCACTCGAACCTTGGAACCGCGTACTTCGAAGAAAAGAACTTCGAGAGGGCGCGGCAGCAGTTTGATATTGCGCTGACGCTTGATCCGGACATGATGCAACATCACGATGCGAGCGGCGTAGAGGCCCACATGCTCTCGCCGGCGGACCATGCGCATTATTGTTTCGAGATAGCCCGGCTCTATGCTCATCGGGGCGACGAAGAAAATATGCTTCGCTACCTGACGCTCTCGAGTGAGGGCGGGTTTGATGTGCTGGGATCGATGGGTTCGGATGAGGTACTGGCAAAGTATCGCAAAGACCCGCGCGTGATCACCCTGGTTCGGACCGCGACGGCTTTGCGGAACTCGAAGACCTCGGTTGCCGACGCGCGGACCGGCGGAGTGCCTCCACTGCCACAGGCCCATGACTAAGTTGCGTGAACTGGACTATTTGTAAGGGCAGTGACGGCAATCTGAGTTGCAGCAGTAGCCGCGCTTTCGATGGTAGATGGAGGTGAATACGAGGTATGGGCCTTCGTAATAGAAGTCTTCGGGCAGGAGCTCTGGAGGGGTGTCTTCGGGCGGTGGGGTTGGTGGGGCGACGACGGGTTTGATGGGATCCTGCATTGCTGGGATAATCCTAGTCCAGTCTGAGATCCGCAGGCGGTGCGCTGCGGGACTGTTTTCTAACGAGGGTCTGGGATGAATCGTAGAAATTTCCTTAGGAGTTCCCTGGCTGCGGGAGGTGCCGCGCTGCTTGCAGGTGCAACAAGGACAGCGGGTGCGGAGGCGTTTCAGGAGAGCGTTCCGGGAGCCGTGACAGAGGCCGAAGTTGAAGCCGCGCGGTTTCCGGAAGGTTTTTTGTGGGGGATGGCTTCGGCGGCGTACCAGGTGGAAGGGGCTTGGAACATCGATGGAAAGGGCGAATCCAACTGGGACCGCTTCGCGCACACGGTCGGGAAGGTGAAGGGTGGCGCGACCGCCGATGTGACGTGCGACCAATATCATTTATATAAAGACGATATCGCGATTTTGAAGCGGCTGAATCAGAAGAGCTATCGGTTTTCGACGTCGTGGGCGCGTGTGCAGCCGAGTGGAACAGGGGCGATAAATCAGAAGGGTATCGATCATTACAGCCGGCTGGTGGATACGTTGATGGAGGCGGGGATTCGTCCGTTCTGCACGATCTATCACTGGGATCTGCCGCAGGCGTTGGAGGATCGCGGTGGATGGCCGAATCGCGATCTGGCGTCGTACTATGCAGACTTCGCGGGGATTCTGGCAAAGCATCTGGGTGATCGGATCACGACCTGGGCGCCCTTCAATATGCCGTGGACGTTTACCTACTATGGGTACGGTGTTGGAGTTTTTCCTCCGTGCAAGGCTGACTTCAATCAGTTTCTGAAGGCTGCCCATACGGTGAACCTGGCGCAGGGCGAGGCGTTTCGGGCAATCAAGGCAGCGTCTGCGAAGGCTACCGTGGGGAGCGCCTATGGGATGGCGCCGGCTTATCCGAAGACGGACAGCAAGGCGGATCGAGCGGCGACGGCGCGGTATCACGCGATGAATAATCTCTATTTCCTGAACCCGGCGATGCGCGGGGAGTATCCGAAAGCGTTTGTTGGAGCGACGCCCTATGAGGCGATGGGATACAAGGACGGCGATGACAAGATAATGAAAGTGCCGCTGGATTGGGTTGGGTTTCATTACTACACGCGGCGGATTGTCTCGAATGCCAGTGACGGCGCTCAGGCTGCCGGAGGACACTTTGGCACGGAGACCGAGGGCGAGGGTGGGTCGTCGGGTCGGGATCCGCTGACGCAGATGCATGTGGAGATGCCGACGGAGGGGCCGCTGACTGAGGCGGGGCTGGAGATATGGCCGCGGGGCATCTATGACCTGGTGACACAGATCTCTAGGGAATACGACCATCCGATTATTGAGATCAGCGAGAACGGCTGCTGCTATCTGGATGGGCCTGACAACAGTGGGCGCGTGCCTGATGTGCGCAGGATTGCGTTTCATCGGGGGATACTCGCGGAATTGGCGCGAGCGATTGCGGATGGAGCGAATGTTCGTGCGTATCATGCGTGGAGCCTGGTCGATAACTTTGAATGGGCCGACGGATATACGCAACGGTATGGACTGACGTACGTAGATTTTCGCGATCAGAGGCGAATCGTGAAGGATTCCGGACTTTGGTATGGACGGGTGGCGGCTTCGAATCGGCTTACGTGAAGGAGTTTCGCAGAGTGTTCGTAAAAGAGGAAAGCCTCCAGCGAGTGTGAGTCGTGGAGGACTTTCTTTTCATTCGAAACTTTCGTTGGTGTTGGGTTTACTTAGGCGCGTCCTGGGCAAGACGGAGACCTGAAAACTGCCAGCGGGTTGAGGGCGAGAAGAAGTTGCGATAGGTGGCGCGGATGTGGGTGGCCGGCGTGACGCAAGAACCTCCACGAAGGATGACCTGCGAGGACATGAATTTGCCGTTGTATTCGCCGAGCGCGCCGGGAAGAGGCTTGTAGCCGGGGTAGCCGGTATAGCCACTGGCAGTCCACTCCCACACGTCGCCAAAGATCTGCTGCAGTCCGGGGAGTGCTGAGGCTGGGGTTGGATGGAGGTTGCCGGTTTCGATGAGATTGCCCTGGACGGTGGGGGGTGTCGTCTGCGGCGAGGTCTGCGGCGAATACGTCAGGAGCGCGGGCTGCAAGTCGACTTCTTTGCGCTGGAGCCCGAGTTGGCTGGCGGCGTGTTCCCATTCGAATTCGGTGGGGAGACGGTGGCCGGCCCAGCGAGCATAGGCGTCAGCCTCGAAGAAGCTGAGGTGACAGACAGGGGTCTCGCTGAGGTCGTCGAGCGAGCGGAATCCGTG
Coding sequences within:
- a CDS encoding glycoside hydrolase family 1 protein, which codes for MNRRNFLRSSLAAGGAALLAGATRTAGAEAFQESVPGAVTEAEVEAARFPEGFLWGMASAAYQVEGAWNIDGKGESNWDRFAHTVGKVKGGATADVTCDQYHLYKDDIAILKRLNQKSYRFSTSWARVQPSGTGAINQKGIDHYSRLVDTLMEAGIRPFCTIYHWDLPQALEDRGGWPNRDLASYYADFAGILAKHLGDRITTWAPFNMPWTFTYYGYGVGVFPPCKADFNQFLKAAHTVNLAQGEAFRAIKAASAKATVGSAYGMAPAYPKTDSKADRAATARYHAMNNLYFLNPAMRGEYPKAFVGATPYEAMGYKDGDDKIMKVPLDWVGFHYYTRRIVSNASDGAQAAGGHFGTETEGEGGSSGRDPLTQMHVEMPTEGPLTEAGLEIWPRGIYDLVTQISREYDHPIIEISENGCCYLDGPDNSGRVPDVRRIAFHRGILAELARAIADGANVRAYHAWSLVDNFEWADGYTQRYGLTYVDFRDQRRIVKDSGLWYGRVAASNRLT
- a CDS encoding tetratricopeptide repeat protein gives rise to the protein MRPILRSTILLPLLGLVFSNSPMSSQKLATPATPNADRDLRHQSADWFTIEPHLPNPQTATWQKLEVAADVLRARRFPEDALVYYGYAMQRGGPQQELLIRMGVTELELRNIALARTYFLQVVRLQKKNAQGWNNLGAAEYVDGRYGNAISDYGKAIKLDKKSAIYHSNLGTAYFEEKNFERARQQFDIALTLDPDMMQHHDASGVEAHMLSPADHAHYCFEIARLYAHRGDEENMLRYLTLSSEGGFDVLGSMGSDEVLAKYRKDPRVITLVRTATALRNSKTSVADARTGGVPPLPQAHD
- a CDS encoding DUF5522 domain-containing protein, coding for MQDPIKPVVAPPTPPPEDTPPELLPEDFYYEGPYLVFTSIYHRKRGYCCNSDCRHCPYK